The following proteins are encoded in a genomic region of Candidatus Campbellbacteria bacterium:
- a CDS encoding transketolase family protein, with translation MIKSEQKLIENIFDADIKKVPTRDGFGYGLVEAGKADERVVVLCADLEESTRAEWFHKEFPDRYIEIGVAEQNLATVGAGLANYGKIPFITSYATFSPGRNNEQIRTTIAINNVPVKIIGSHAGVSVGPDGATHQALEDIGLMRMLPRMVVIVPADAEEARKATIAIAKTNTPVYLRIGRAGSPSFTTPETPFEIGRAEILWESDNPQVALIACGTLVHNALVSAKKLQDEGIGSIVVNNHTIKPMDEKTIVDVASKCGAVVTIEEHQIAGGMGSAVAEVLAREKPVPMEFIGVHDQFGQSGTPDELLKHYKMDVDSIVEAAKKVIGRK, from the coding sequence ATGATTAAATCAGAGCAAAAACTTATAGAAAACATTTTTGATGCAGATATCAAAAAAGTACCAACGAGAGATGGTTTTGGATATGGATTAGTGGAAGCGGGGAAAGCGGACGAACGTGTTGTGGTGTTGTGTGCCGATTTGGAAGAATCAACACGTGCGGAATGGTTTCACAAAGAATTTCCTGACCGCTATATTGAAATAGGTGTGGCAGAACAAAATCTTGCAACTGTTGGAGCTGGTCTCGCAAATTATGGAAAGATTCCCTTTATTACCTCATACGCAACGTTTTCTCCAGGACGAAATAATGAACAAATTCGTACAACGATAGCGATTAATAATGTGCCCGTTAAAATTATCGGCAGTCATGCAGGTGTGTCTGTGGGGCCTGATGGTGCAACACATCAAGCGCTTGAAGATATTGGATTGATGCGGATGCTCCCACGTATGGTAGTGATTGTGCCAGCGGATGCAGAAGAGGCGCGGAAAGCAACGATTGCAATTGCAAAAACAAATACACCTGTCTATTTGCGAATCGGCCGTGCAGGAAGTCCTTCGTTTACAACACCCGAAACCCCTTTTGAAATCGGACGTGCTGAGATACTTTGGGAAAGTGACAATCCACAAGTTGCACTTATCGCGTGCGGAACACTGGTGCACAATGCACTCGTTTCGGCAAAAAAACTCCAAGATGAAGGCATTGGCTCAATCGTGGTAAACAATCACACTATTAAACCAATGGATGAAAAAACAATCGTCGATGTTGCTTCTAAATGTGGAGCGGTAGTTACGATTGAAGAGCATCAAATTGCTGGTGGTATGGGTTCCGCGGTTGCTGAGGTACTTGCACGAGAGAAACCAGTACCAATGGAATTTATCGGTGTACATGATCAATTTGGCCAATCAGGAACTCCCGACGAACTTCTCAAACACTACAAGATGGATGTGGATTCTATTGTTGAGGCGGCCAAGAAAGTAATTGGAAGAAAATAA
- a CDS encoding lytic murein transglycosylase yields the protein MHTANAHTHKERVADLTKELSVLGEEWVTDIFNHKDVCSEIEVPQPRLRAWNELRNEVLSDVSQTRGELFFLANGSLFTAAGKTYAKDDLLPYVILAIPRIESNLGENRAGTPVIATLFKKYERVVDGPSGNKRRNYIKEKEIIPFLQMAKTNEWDVCLILGTRAAAFGYPHFIPESLRLAVDGDDDGKIDLMWSLADATRSIAHYLHKTGWSHSNTRAVFRYNPDPKYVQIVLEYAYAIKKRVPV from the coding sequence CAAGGAACGTGTCGCGGACCTCACCAAGGAACTGTCCGTATTGGGAGAAGAGTGGGTCACCGACATCTTCAACCACAAGGATGTTTGCAGCGAGATTGAAGTTCCTCAGCCACGCCTGCGAGCCTGGAACGAGCTTCGTAACGAAGTTCTCTCTGATGTGTCGCAAACGCGAGGAGAATTATTTTTCCTCGCCAACGGAAGTCTCTTCACCGCCGCTGGCAAGACATATGCAAAGGACGACCTCCTCCCCTATGTAATTCTGGCAATCCCCCGGATCGAATCAAACCTTGGTGAGAATCGTGCGGGCACGCCAGTCATCGCGACACTTTTCAAGAAGTATGAGCGGGTTGTTGATGGTCCAAGCGGAAACAAACGTCGAAACTACATCAAAGAAAAGGAAATCATCCCTTTTCTGCAGATGGCCAAGACAAACGAATGGGATGTGTGTTTGATCTTGGGAACTCGTGCAGCAGCGTTTGGGTATCCACACTTCATTCCGGAGTCGCTACGGCTTGCCGTGGACGGCGACGACGATGGAAAAATCGATCTCATGTGGAGTCTTGCTGACGCCACACGGAGTATCGCGCACTATCTCCACAAAACAGGGTGGAGCCACTCAAATACACGAGCAGTATTTCGATACAATCCAGACCCTAAGTATGTGCAGATTGTGCTTGAATACGCGTATGCGATTAAGAAACGTGTCCCTGTGTAA
- a CDS encoding DUF1653 domain-containing protein, translating to MITPGIYKHTKTGNLYRVIGIAKHSETLEDLVVYEALYDNPKSKLWVRPLSMFEEEVEIEGQRRKRFEKVEE from the coding sequence ATGATTACACCAGGAATATACAAACATACAAAAACAGGAAATCTCTACCGCGTTATTGGTATTGCAAAACACTCAGAGACACTAGAAGACCTTGTGGTGTATGAGGCTCTGTACGACAACCCAAAATCAAAACTCTGGGTTCGGCCACTTTCTATGTTTGAAGAAGAAGTAGAGATTGAAGGACAAAGGCGAAAACGATTTGAAAAGGTGGAAGAATAA
- a CDS encoding transketolase codes for MTHLSDEKIKELELRANDIRMSLIDMLEDAGSGHTAGPLDMADIFTALYFHILKHDPKNPQWEERDRLILSNGHITPIRYATMAHAEYFPMNELKTLRKFGSRLQGHPERERLPGLETTSGPLGSGLSQASGIAYGARMDGKKWRTYCLLSDGELQAGNTWEGAMFAGNNKLSNLTAVVDRNNIQIDGMTENVMPLEPLADKWRAFNWHVIEIDGHNMMAFVDAIDEAKAIVEKPTVIIAHTIAGKGIKEIEYDFHWHGKPPTKKEEQKFLKELRTLKGKIEASHND; via the coding sequence ATGCGGGGAGTGGACACACTGCTGGTCCTCTTGATATGGCAGATATTTTTACCGCACTCTATTTTCATATTCTCAAACACGATCCAAAAAACCCGCAGTGGGAAGAACGCGATCGTCTCATACTTTCAAACGGACACATCACACCGATTCGGTACGCAACGATGGCACACGCGGAATACTTTCCGATGAATGAACTCAAGACACTGCGAAAATTTGGAAGTCGTCTGCAAGGACATCCAGAGAGAGAACGTTTGCCGGGATTAGAGACAACATCAGGTCCTCTTGGTTCAGGACTCTCACAGGCCTCGGGTATTGCGTATGGTGCACGGATGGACGGAAAGAAGTGGCGCACATACTGTTTGCTCTCCGATGGAGAACTACAGGCAGGAAACACGTGGGAAGGCGCAATGTTTGCAGGAAATAACAAACTTTCAAACCTTACGGCGGTTGTTGATCGCAACAATATCCAAATTGATGGTATGACGGAGAATGTGATGCCGTTGGAACCACTTGCAGATAAGTGGCGAGCATTTAATTGGCACGTGATTGAGATTGACGGGCACAACATGATGGCGTTTGTTGATGCAATTGATGAAGCAAAAGCCATTGTTGAAAAACCAACGGTGATTATTGCGCATACGATTGCAGGAAAGGGAATTAAAGAGATTGAATATGATTTTCACTGGCACGGCAAACCACCAACAAAAAAAGAAGAGCAAAAGTTTTTGAAAGAGTTGCGTACGCTTAAGGGGAAAATAGAAGCAAGTCATAATGATTAA